Proteins encoded together in one Ipomoea triloba cultivar NCNSP0323 chromosome 4, ASM357664v1 window:
- the LOC116016362 gene encoding probable serine/threonine-protein kinase PBL7 has translation MGCFPCCGDPSIDKKGKKRSASAKRGEYKRDDQAQPPSDTPKVSPFKGVKEESNDANQSTSGKEEDCSQRNSEDVDTENIKARTFNFSELVAATENFNLEYFLGEGGFGKVYKGRLVDTGQEVAIKQLDRNGCQGIREFVVEVLTLSMADHPNLVKLIGYCVEGQQRLLVYEYMPLGSLEDHLHDRRPSRKLLDWNTRMKIAAGAARGLEYLHDKMKPPVIYRDLKCSNILLGEEFHPKLSDFGLAKVGPLGDNTHVSTRVMGTYGYCAPDYAMTGQLTFKSDIYSFGVVLLELITGRKAIDNTKCAAEQNLVAWARPLFKDRKKFSVMADPALQGHYPVRGLYQALAIAAMCVQEQPNLRPLVADIVTALNYLAAQEYDPQNPQASRRTLSSYKSISDGEKFSNPCDMEERSERED, from the exons ATGGGCTGTTTCCCTTGTTGCGGTGATCCATCAATCgataaaaaagggaaaaagagaaGCGCGTCGGCCAAAAGGGGCGAATACAAGCGGGACGATCAAGCGCAGCCGCCCTCGG ATACACCAAAGGTGAGCCCGTTCAAGGGTGTGAAGGAGGAGTCTAATGATGCAAACCAATCTACCTCTGGCAAGGAAGAGGATTGCAGTCAAAGGAATTCTGAAGATGTGGATACAGAGAATATCAAGGCAAGGACATTTAATTTTTCCGAATTGGTGGCTGCCACAGAAAACTTCAACCTAGAATACTTTTTGGGTGAAGGAGGATTTGGCAAAGTTTATAAAGGTCGACTGGTAGATACCGGCCAG GAGGTAGCTATTAAGCAACTTGATCGCAATGGATGTCAAGGGATTAGGGAATTTGTTGTTGAAGTGTTGACCTTGAGTATGGCAGACCACCCTAATCTTGTTAAGCTAATTGGTTATTGTGTGGAGGGTCAGCAAAGGCTCTTGGTTTATGAGTATATGCCTCTTGGTTCATTGGAAGACCATTTACATG aCCGTCGACCAAGTAGAAAGCTTCTTGATTGGAATACAAGAATGAAGATAGCCGCTGGTGCAGCAAGAGGCCTTGAGTATTTGCATGACAAGATGAAGCCTCCTGTGATATACCGTGATTTGAAATGCTCCAACATCTTGCTCGGGGAAGAGTTTCATCCCAAATTATCTGATTTTGGCTTGGCCAAGGTTGGTCCTCTTGGAGACAATACCCATGTCTCCACCAGAGTAATGGGCACATATGGGTACTGTGCACCAGATTATGCCATGACTGGTCAATTAACATTCAAATCAGATATATACAGCTTTGGGGTTGTTCTACTGGAGCTCATCACCGGGAGGAAAGCAATCGACAACACGAAATGCGCTGCAGAGCAAAATCTTGTTGCGTGG GCACGGCCATTGTTCAAAGACAGGAAGAAATTCTCGGTGATGGCAGACCCAGCGCTCCAAGGTCATTATCCAGTCAGGGGACTATACCAGGCTCTAGCAATTGCTGCAATGTGCGTGCAGGAGCAACCGAACTTGAGGCCTCTCGTCGCTGATATAGTGACGGCTTTGAATTATCTGGCCGCCCAAGAGTACGACCCACAAAACCCACAAGCCTCCCGAAGAACGCTGTCTTCTTACAAGTCCATAAGTGATGGCGAGAAGTTTTCTAATCCCTGTGATATGGAGGAAAGAAGTGAGAGAGAAGATTGA